GATGATTgggttaatataaaattatgccTTTCCGGACTGTCCAAACATTAAACGACGCCGTATTCCAGATGGCTCCTCTGCGCTAGAAACGACGCCATATTGTACCCTCGTGGAATTATTTTTGTGTCTCTCCCGCCCTCTACAGAGGCTCTCCCGCTCTCCTTTCGTCTGACAGCTACTCTCGTTCGCTAAAAACTCTATTAAAGCCCTAACCCCATCTTCACCGCCGCCGCAATCGTTCCGCCTCCACATTGGTCTTCGCCTCCCACTCATCATTTCCTTGTAATCTTCTAGCCCTTTATAGAAAAGAATAACCGGGAGAAAACAAGGGAATACCCACTTCACTCACCTGACATGCATACACAAATCGAGTAAGTTTTTTGGATTTTCTACCTTTTTGTTGTTCATGGTTCAATTTCCAATCgagtaacttttaaatttattacaaaAATTTTTCCAAGTCACCCTCTGCACATGGTTCTGAAGTTGACCCTGTTAGCTAAGAAATGCGATTTATTCTCTGAAGATCCCTCATAGTAGCATCAAAATTGCATGGAATATGGCAGACCCGACTCTGAGTTCATGAAATGGGATAGAAACCAGTTGGATTGACGTGTGAGCTACCTGTTTTCGACCCAGCTCAGTTCCTGGAAATTGTTTGAGGTATGGCCTTAGTTCGACACTCTTCGGTTAGAAACCAAATGCAGTCCATGATATGCCTTCTGCCCTGGGTAAGTCTAAATTGCCATCTAAAATTTGATTTCttgtttaataataaaattgttttCTGCAATTTTTTTCTGTTAAAGTTGTCATTTGAATGATGTCTTTTTTCAATAGTCTATTTTTCATTGCTAAATCAAGCACAGATGAacttaagagagagagagagagagagagagagagatcggCTAAAATTGATAATGGCCATGGTTTAGTTTAGTTTTGTAAATTAGGTTGTTTACTTATACCAATTATGTTgacttcaatatatatatatatatatatagtacaaatttataaaattgaaactaCGGATAGAGAATTAGATGGTTTGTCATATGGCCTTTGAAAAATTGAGGATTGATATTATTACTAATATCAttacaaaagaaaattttattagcgTGTCATTTGGATAATGtgcatttgaaataaatatggatttggatttttatttcaagtaaaataataatactcTCTCCCTTAATATTTTTTGTCCGCCTTTCCTTTTTCGATTGTCTCAAAATTATTGGTTACTTTTTTTTCTACACATGGTTAATTTGACTAttataatcctatttaattttattttatttttaaaacaaccTCTCATTAGCTATTTCTAAATGAGTATTTAAAACatcttttagtatttaataaaattcaatatctTTAAGATGGGCATAATTGGaaagtcaataaaaaaaaatatcttttaatatttgtgaaaaagataaaaattatgggacagagtgattaataaaaagaaaatatatcttttagatttttttttgggAGAAGAAACTAAGTGTTACATATGACTAGATATTGATTGCATTATAATGAAGATTGTGATAGCAAAGAGTTCTTTTCCCCCTTTTCATAtgcattatttaatatttatatgacCTCAAATCTCACTTATATTATACCTTTTAGATCATTAGGCAAATTATCATAAACTTTATAAATGATCTatactatttatttaaaaaaaaaaccttcatGGAAAGATCTTACTTGTTGTCACTTGATAAACAATAATAAGATTATCAATAGAATaagtttttaagaaaaaaatttaatagactAATTTATTAACATGAAAACATGTGTTGCAAATATTATTTACTTATTAGTTGCATATATTTCAATGTATTTGCATATGAGTGTTTGTTTTTCTCTTTGTGTTGGCCTAATGGTCAAGAGAATCCaaacattttcttcttttttgcaATTTTATCAACTCCATCTAGTTTTAGTTCTTATtgctaattttagaaattagttGCAATTTTGTCTTGGGGTGAAAAAATTGAAGGTGGAGTTGCCTACATGGCAGATAATTGAGATGATAATGTTATTTAGCGGCCTACATAACTTTAATAAAcaacattaatttttaaattatgggttcataaataagaaaaatgttTTCTTCCAATCAGCTGTCTCATAGGGACCATCACCTCCAGATTTCAAGCATTGGAGAAAATTGCAATTAACTTTTGTAACTGGAGAAATTTACTAAAGTTGATATGAATGAACAAAATTTTAAGTTtggtttctttttcctttttctttttttttttgccattaGTTGGATTTGTTTTAAAACCAGTAAGCCTTTGGTATTTTGCTATTTTTGCAATATGTACAGATGTGTGGCTACCTCTGGAACCCATTCTTAAGCCCAAAAAGTGTGACTTGGCAATATGATTTTTGTAATTTATAAATGACACATCTACTTTGCCAATGACTAGATGAAGGTCACCCGCCATATTGCCTCATCATCTGCCGCCAGAAACAAGGTGCCCATTCTCTACAAAAGCTCAGAAATCAACGACCAGAACAAAAAAGATGTGGTAATGCTCCAGATCTTCTCCTGGGGAAGAGGCACATCTGGCCAGCTTGGTGTTGGCACTGAACAAACTCAACTGTACCCAGCCCCAGTAGTGAACCTCCAAGTGTTGCCCTCTTCTTTTGTATTGTCTCCAACACCAGGCCAACTGGTTAACAAGGATCACTATAGCATTAACAAACAGGTGCTTGAAGTGGGAATTTCTTGTGGGTTATTTCATTCTGCATTGCTTGTAGATGGTAATTTTTGGATTTGGGGAAAAGGGGATGGGGGCCGTCTGGGCTTTGGACATGAGAATCCTGTATTTATGCCCACACTGAACCCTAATCTGGATAATGTTCGGTGCATTGCTTTGGGTGGTGTCCATTCCATTGCACTCACTTCCCTCGGCCAAGTCTTTACATGGTGAGAAATTGTTGCTATTGATTATGGATCAAACTTTTGTTTTATTACTATTTGCAATTGGCCATGAGAAAGATCCATGGTACCATGAACTTATGGTCTGGTCTAATTCTTATGAACATGTTTGACATTATGATAATGACATTGTTGGTCCTGCACGAGCTGATAATATCCATTTTACTATATCGACTTGACCAAGAGTTTGGCTCACATAACCTGATGCTGCAACATTATAATTGAAGCCAGGGGTTATGGTGGTTTTGGTGCATTGGGACATTCTGTTTATCACAGAGAACTGCTTCCTAGATTGGTCAAAGGCAATTGGAACGGGAAAATACAGCATATTGCCACCAGCGGCGCACATACTGCTGCAGTCACTGAATCTGGTTTGTTGATCATTTCCTTCTCTAGTACCCAATTATTAAGTTTCTATTTTTCTAGACGGGTATGGTTTCTACTGGGCACTTATTTTAAGTCAAGAAATGACATTGGCTTTTGTGGTGACATGTAGGTGAACTTTATACATGGGGACGAGATGAAGGGGATGGCAGATTGGGCCTTGGCCCTGGGCGGGGCCCAAATGAAGGAGGTGGACTTAGTATACCTTCCAAAGTAAACGCACTGCCCATTCCTGTTGCTGCTGTTTCCTGTGGTGGTTTCTTCACAACGGTGTTAACAGAGGATGGGCAAATTTGGAATTGGGGAGGTAAGGATGTAAATTCCTTTGTGTAAATttggctttttcttttcttttctctattCCAATAAGATTTAAccattgatttttctttttaaaaaaaaaaaagtcttatGAGCCATACTTGGCAAAATTGAAAGCTAAGCGCCAATTGAATTTCTAAAGGAATCATTTTGTTTATTCTGAATTTGTGTCAATATCCATCAAGTGTTCCACTGTAGCTACTGCCTTGCCTCACATGGATTCTTTTTAAACATAAAAGTCAATCTCGGCAAGGAATGATGCCTTTCTTCCTGCTTGTTTTTGTTCGTGCTTCTATGTACTAGTACCATGGTACCTTaaaccaaattaaattatttttttacaaaggAAAATTAACTTTTAGTTCCTATTGTTTAATAAAACTAACTACTTAGTCATTGTATTTTCAAAGGAACACTAGATAGTCCCTGTTGTGTAGAccattaactatttaattcctGTCTTTTCAAACCATTAACTTTTTACTCCCTCTGTTTATCTAAGCAGTCAGTAATGTGAAATGACTAACATGCTCTTTGTCTCTAATtagtttttgtaattttaaaatataactattcaaTGCTTGTAGTTTTAAAATCACAATTTTTTAGTTCCTGAAATTTCAAAATCATAACCAATTAGTCATTGCATTTTCTAAATaacaattatttaattcttgtaATTCGCAGGAAGTCTAAATAGTTAATGGTTTGAAGGATCAAGGACTAACTGAtgtgttttttaaaatagaggaaCCAAATAGTTAGTTTTAGTAAACCACAAGAACTATATAGTAAATTTCACTTTTCTAGGAGAAATTGTTGTGGTGTGTTGTTGgcatattttttcaattataagaattaagaaAGTGACCAAATTGTGGAACTAAATAAACAACATAATAATACTTTTTGTTTTCTTGGTCTATCGCACAGCAAACTCAAACTATGAGCTTGGAAGAGGTGACAAGGTCGGCGGTTGGAAACCAAAACTAATTCCTAGTCTTGAAGATGTTCGTATCATTCAGATAGCAAGTGGTGGTTATCACTCTCTTGCTTTAACTGGTAAATGACTGAAATCTCATTGTAAAGCATGATGTGTGCAATTTTTTTCAAATGCTCTCTACCTCTCTTTCTCTATATAtatctcttctttttcctttttctcaatttttaatttttgtctaACATGCTTAATAATTATGTGATTTATTCTGGCTCATTATATCAGATGAAGGTAAAGTTCTTTCATGGGGCTTTGGGGGACATGGTCAGCTGGGCCattcttcaaaacaaaaccAGAAAATACCAATGGTGATTGATGCTTTAGCTGATCAACGTTTTGTTTATATTGCCTGTGGAGGTTCTTCTTCTGCAGCTATAACTGGTAATTTGAGTTGCGTGATTCAAAGTGGTTTTATTCTCTCAGGTCCTCTGTTCATTGACTTATTCTACATTAGTATGTAAATACCTTGCACTTCATATTAAAAACGTTTGCCAGTTTCCATAAATATTTCTTCGTAAATCTGAATTGGGTGTACTTCTCTTGTACATTCTATTAAGTCGATATGCTTTGCTATATGACGAATATTTGAATGCATTATGTGTGCACATGCCATTATTAGCCAAGGAATTGTTTTGCTTTTCATTGGAAGTGCTAGTGTCCTAACGTAAATTTGGTTACATTTGATTAGATGAAGGGAAGTTGTACATGTGGGGAAATGCCAAAGATTCTCAATTGGGCATTCTTGGTCTGCCAGAGGTACAACTATATCCTGTTGAAGTCAAGTTTCTTGTAGAGGATGACGACTTGGGAGCCCACAAGGTGTTGTCCGTTGCTGTTGGTGCATCTCATGCAATGTGTTTGGTTTTGAGATCAAGCTGATAAGTTTATCTTTTAGTTGTATGGTATGTCAACTGAGATTCTGCAACCAGGGATGATATGTTGCTACAAAGCCTTAAAAGCTTTGatgcaaagaaatgtttgatgaACTGAGCTGAGCTGAATCAAGAATTGATTTAGCAAACGAAAGATGCTGCATTGAGACATCTAGGAGCTTTATTTCAATCTTTCAACTGTCTTTAACTGATCATTTGAGAAGAAAGAGGAtgttccaaaggactttaatTGCTGACACCAAGTTTACACAAGTAGGGTTTACGTATTTCTAGATAGTTTTGATAAATTTGACCGTTGTTCTATCTCCTAAGTTTGTTCctttacatatattaaaataatatagttGATATATCTTCGtttgtattattattaaattatttttagaatgaattttacttttaataatatataataaataaagacaggttaaaaaataatacataaattattattttaaaagaaaaatactctAAGATCCAAaacagaagaaaaataaaaataaatttattttagttgAACGGATGgactatttttttgtttttattgcaAAGTATACCAAGTAAAAGGACGTTTCTCAATGGTATCAAAGCTCAATCAACATGTTCTTTTTGAAGGCTTTGATTTAGTGCAATAGAATTTCCTATTATTATTAGAGTTAATGTCTATAAAAttctttacttttaattttattataattatattttatatatttttttactcattaaaatttaaccttttaaattactcgtattttattattatttatattattaaaaattaataaaattattatgtcatttttattttagataaaattaataataatttaaaagtttagagtaaaattataaaaaaataaaagtatacaatttttttgataattatttattttattactatttttttaaaagatgaaaaaatgaaaactaaatttataattttagatgacTTACATATTCTTTTGCTTAACTTTAAGCAAGTTAAACTagacaattaaatatttaattcacatattattaattttctttttaaaatccaCTCTAAATATATTAGTGTAATTTAGAATGAtagattattattatattttagagttaaaaaatattctaaaaaattattttattatttttaatatttttaaattgaattattttaaattattttttaatacttcataattgtatatttaataaaattattttcttaacgataattttaaaagtaatcttATATAGTAAGTATATTAAACAGATGGAAAAAAAATTGGTTGATAATAATTTCAATCATCAATacaaattattattactataaaactattgatagaaattaaaaaaaaaaattgaataataatataaataataatttttaaatatatttaataataaaaaaagtattttaataatttataggacataatttaatttgaaaaatataaatataaattacaataagtataaaacataaaattcttttgcaattaattttaaattttattgagccTGATGTAACGTGtggtaattttattaattttttaacgatttaaataataataaaattataataaataaaaaatatatttttttagccaTTAActcttattattatataataaattactcCATTTAGCagtaaataaaacataaatattcGCCCTGTTAATTCTCTAATACTGTTTCAAGTTTTTTATTACTTGCCGGCCCAAAAGCTTCTTAGAAAATCCTACTTTTTCTTCTACGTTAAAGTTGAGTAGTTGTTGTGGAGAATAATTTCtgtgtaaaataattattattttatttatttggctGTAACATCGAGAATGAAATTAAGGATATATTTTGATTGTAATattgaaaatcaattaaaaaatattaattcatcgaataatattttcattcataTAAATCTTTCAATGCTAAAGTTTaggaatatattaatatattagacACAATCACCCTTGTGGAAAAAGACATTCAAATAAGCTATTGAGTGAAGAAAAGTTCCTCCTTCTAAGTTGCTTAGCAAGAGAAACTTCTCTAATTTTCGttttcctttaaatttttttattaaaatttaaataagtcAAATCTAATTTgtttagttaaataaaattttatgtttaaaataagttttatctaacaaaatattttttaaatattaaaaatgatttattatttttatccttattttgattaaaaatagaCATAATTTAACtttgattaaaaacattaaaaaaaacttcaaaaacatgatacataatattttttaagtaaaaaaaatatcaatattaaaatacaGAAGCTATATGAGAAATtcttctaatttaatttaatttaatttaagtccTTTCTTATctgttaaatttatttcaaaattctgaaccaaattaaaatataataaataaaattaaaaatctatttttttaattaatttgacaaattataatttttaacttaTACTAAAATCCGTATATTCTTTATTGATCATAGGATgacaattttatatatttctctctttttttaaaaaaataaaaaagaaaatgatgcgtgtagataatataaaaatacactCCCATCATATAGAATCCAACAAAATTTAGCAATTTCACCTCCCACCCCATCTCCAACATCAGCTCCAATGGCTACTCTGAGCTACATTTCAGTGACTTCAGCGACAACACCCATCTCCCAAAACTCCTCACCAACACCACCGCCACAAATTCCAATCCCAAGACCGACCAAACTGATACTGCCCAAAAAGAAGCCTTTGGAAGGGTCCACTGGGACTGGGGCGGCACCTGTGGAGTATGCAGGTCCACCTACCACATCTGGCCTCCGCAAGTATTGGGGAGGTGAAGAAGAAGACCCTTTAACCTCTGATGAGTTTATTTGGAACAAAGACTTCATGGGCCGTATGGCGAAATTGGTTCAGGACCCTGATGTGTCCTCTCTTGAACCCACTCCGGTTAAGGTtctgtttctttctttttcccccTTTCTTTAACTCGTTTCTCTTATAGGTTTTTATGTCTCTTATCAGCTCAGTGTAATAGCATTGTGGCTTTGCCTAGGCTCCCtttactttcaaaaaaaaaaaaacttatactGTATTCTATATGGTTGTTCATGGTCCAAATGCAGcggaaaagggaaaaaaattaaTCAGTGTAATACATTGTTCGCTCATTCGTTCAAGGTCTTTTCTAGTTACTGTTCTACCATTAGATATTGTATTTGCTTTTTACATTGCTTTCGTAAGAACTCAAAATCAGATGAAGACAGACTTCATCTTCCAACTCTTCTTCTTTGACTAAAACAGAGCATTATGGTGAAAATATGAACAAGTCTTTATTTCTTTATAGATTTACTtggttttatttattcaatttgattgTGATATTTGATATCTTTTGTGTGAACAGGAAGAATCTTCTGGTTATCTTAGTTTAAACAGAGTCATGAGTTTGGATAAGTATGTCCTCACTTGCTCATAAAGCTTAGTTAAGAATTTGCTTACTTACAAGAACGtgctttttctttatttatttataaattgttCATACTTTCTATTTTGCACATAATCACAGCTTGGAAGTTGATTTGAGCAAAGAGCTTACACACATTCCAAAGCCAATGTCAGGACTGCCAGTTGAGGCCGCAATCAAGGTAAGTTCAGTGCTTTTGAATTCTTAATCAAAGACTTCAAGATGTTAGCGGAGTTTTGCAttggctcttttcttttaccTTTTTTGGGAATGTAATGAATCTCAGGGAAGAATTGGCAACTCTAAAAAATGGAGATTGGTACCAACACGCCGTGAGCAGGAGAAGTGGGATAAAGCAACGAAGGCTGCAACTGGCGGCAGTGTATGTTCCATACTTACTCTTCTGTATTATACTTCTATTGGTGCATTTGTTACTTTGCAATCTCTTATCATGCTAGTTAAGCTTTCCTAGGTAACTTGTTAAACTTCTTCACAATCTTTGATTGTAAACTCAACTTTGAGTAGACTCTTGGAGGTCTTCATAGTTTTACTGAATTCAGTATCACTTTGAAGGATGCTTTTTAGATTTTGGGGTCTCATTTGCACATAGCTTGTAGGATGTGATATTGCGGGAAACAAAGAGGCCTGAAGGTGATCCTGTATTATTGGCTGCTCAATCAAGGGAGCAGTATTTTAAGGTACTTTATTTTAGCTTATGGTCCCACAACAGCATGTGTTTTCAATGGTCTTTTTATTATACCCAAGTatcaaattatcaaaattaatcttttttgATGCTTCCGACATGATATTTTTTCCACTTTGTTGGGCAGTTGAAGAAGATGTTGCAGATTCTTACCTTGGGTATAGGTGGTGTTGGATTGGTCTCGGCTTATATCTCTTATTCTCCAGAAATTGCTGCTAGGTAAACCATATGCTTGCAAAAGTTCAAACCTCTACACAACTAGGTAGACACCTTTACCAAAATGGTTATGACTTGGAAAACTCAATTTCATGCTTTTATTCCTTTGAACCCATACTCATAAACATTTCAAACTATATACTTCCCTAACAAAgtttattctaattaaatagATACGCCCTATGATGACCCAAGTGCATGAACTACTCTAGGAATTGCCATTATCATTATAATAATAGATCATGCTTAAGCATCTAAATTATGTCCACAACTCAAATACTAGGCTTCAAAAGGTTTTTAGTCCGCCACATGTTTTAAATAGTGGTTTAACCCATATCATACTTGTTGAATGGTCCATGCATAAATATGGATTTATAATCTCCTAAGTTGGTCTGTGCTGTTTCAATCTTGATTCTATTTTTAAGTGTTACTCCAATGGTTGCTGCAGAGAATACTTTTTAACTTGGACAAAAGTTGAATTTCTTGCTCATAGCTTATTCACTTCCTAGTTCTGATAGTTAcggttcatattttattttatgcttCCAGTTTTGGTGCTGGATTGATTGGATCTTTAGTGTATATACACATGCTTGGGAGTAGTGTTGATTCCATGGCAGATGGAGCCAAGGGCCTCATCAAGTATGTATATCTCCTTTACTTGTAGATGTTAGTTATCGTAAATGACTCGACACTGCATGGAAAATGAATTGTACTGACATGCTACGTTTTATACATACTCAACGGCATTCATGCTATTATTATTATCTGAAAGAAATGTGAAAGTTTGACTTGCTCAAAGAGTtgcttaaaaaagaaattacatGTGTGGATTTGGGAATTGTTGATCAAAAAACAGTCATATGGCTATCATAAACCTTAGCATTTTTCTTCATCCTCACTTTTTCCCAAGCAAGAGGgagaagaaaaaaaggaaaaggaatcCTTTTATTTACTTCCCATTTTCCTCTCTCCAGTCTCCACTAATGGATGTTATTGAAGGCTCTGGCTAACAAGCTTCAGCGGGTTTTGTTGACAATAGCTGCCATAGGAaagctattatttattttgggcGTGATGGAAATCACATTGTTTCCTCTACTAAATTTTGAGAATACACGAATGAATTTCTTATTTTAGCTTAATAATGACTTCCTTGC
This is a stretch of genomic DNA from Manihot esculenta cultivar AM560-2 chromosome 2, M.esculenta_v8, whole genome shotgun sequence. It encodes these proteins:
- the LOC110605454 gene encoding RCC1 domain-containing protein RUG3, mitochondrial isoform X5, which gives rise to MFGALLWVVSIPLHSLPSAKSLHARGYGGFGALGHSVYHRELLPRLVKGNWNGKIQHIATSGAHTAAVTESGELYTWGRDEGDGRLGLGPGRGPNEGGGLSIPSKVNALPIPVAAVSCGGFFTTVLTEDGQIWNWGANSNYELGRGDKVGGWKPKLIPSLEDVRIIQIASGGYHSLALTDEGKVLSWGFGGHGQLGHSSKQNQKIPMVIDALADQRFVYIACGGSSSAAITDEGKLYMWGNAKDSQLGILGLPEVQLYPVEVKFLVEDDDLGAHKVLSVAVGASHAMCLVLRSS
- the LOC110605454 gene encoding RCC1 domain-containing protein RUG3, mitochondrial isoform X2; this translates as MALVRHSSVRNQMQSMICLLPWVTRHIASSSAARNKVPILYKSSEINDQNKKDVVMLQIFSWGRGTSGQLGVGTEQTQLYPAPVVNLQVLPSSFVLSPTPGQLVNKDHYSINKQVLEVGISCGLFHSALLVDGNFWIWGKGDGGRLGFGHENPVFMPTLNPNLDNVRCIALGGVHSIALTSLGQVFTWGYGGFGALGHSVYHRELLPRLVKGNWNGKIQHIATSGAHTAAVTESGELYTWGRDEGDGRLGLGPGRGPNEGGGLSIPSKVNALPIPVAAVSCGGFFTTVLTEDGQIWNWGANSNYELGRGDKVGGWKPKLIPSLEDVRIIQIASGGYHSLALTDEGKVLSWGFGGHGQLGHSSKQNQKIPMVIDALADQRFVYIACGGSSSAAITDEGKLYMWGNAKDSQLGILGLPEVQLYPVEVKFLVEDDDLGAHKVLSVAVGASHAMCLVLRSS
- the LOC110605454 gene encoding RCC1 domain-containing protein RUG3, mitochondrial isoform X1 — translated: MALVRHSSVRNQMQSMICLLPWMKVTRHIASSSAARNKVPILYKSSEINDQNKKDVVMLQIFSWGRGTSGQLGVGTEQTQLYPAPVVNLQVLPSSFVLSPTPGQLVNKDHYSINKQVLEVGISCGLFHSALLVDGNFWIWGKGDGGRLGFGHENPVFMPTLNPNLDNVRCIALGGVHSIALTSLGQVFTWGYGGFGALGHSVYHRELLPRLVKGNWNGKIQHIATSGAHTAAVTESGELYTWGRDEGDGRLGLGPGRGPNEGGGLSIPSKVNALPIPVAAVSCGGFFTTVLTEDGQIWNWGANSNYELGRGDKVGGWKPKLIPSLEDVRIIQIASGGYHSLALTDEGKVLSWGFGGHGQLGHSSKQNQKIPMVIDALADQRFVYIACGGSSSAAITDEGKLYMWGNAKDSQLGILGLPEVQLYPVEVKFLVEDDDLGAHKVLSVAVGASHAMCLVLRSS
- the LOC110609525 gene encoding protein CONSERVED ONLY IN THE GREEN LINEAGE 160, chloroplastic, producing the protein MATLSYISVTSATTPISQNSSPTPPPQIPIPRPTKLILPKKKPLEGSTGTGAAPVEYAGPPTTSGLRKYWGGEEEDPLTSDEFIWNKDFMGRMAKLVQDPDVSSLEPTPVKEESSGYLSLNRVMSLDNLEVDLSKELTHIPKPMSGLPVEAAIKGRIGNSKKWRLVPTRREQEKWDKATKAATGGSDVILRETKRPEGDPVLLAAQSREQYFKLKKMLQILTLGIGGVGLVSAYISYSPEIAASFGAGLIGSLVYIHMLGSSVDSMADGAKGLIKGAVSQPRLLVPVILVMIYNRWNEILVPDYGLMHLELIPMLVGFFTYKIATLVQAMGDAFNVTVEKTSLEEF
- the LOC110605454 gene encoding RCC1 domain-containing protein RUG3, mitochondrial isoform X4, which encodes MLQIFSWGRGTSGQLGVGTEQTQLYPAPVVNLQVLPSSFVLSPTPGQLVNKDHYSINKQVLEVGISCGLFHSALLVDGNFWIWGKGDGGRLGFGHENPVFMPTLNPNLDNVRCIALGGVHSIALTSLGQVFTWGYGGFGALGHSVYHRELLPRLVKGNWNGKIQHIATSGAHTAAVTESGELYTWGRDEGDGRLGLGPGRGPNEGGGLSIPSKVNALPIPVAAVSCGGFFTTVLTEDGQIWNWGANSNYELGRGDKVGGWKPKLIPSLEDVRIIQIASGGYHSLALTDEGKVLSWGFGGHGQLGHSSKQNQKIPMVIDALADQRFVYIACGGSSSAAITDEGKLYMWGNAKDSQLGILGLPEVQLYPVEVKFLVEDDDLGAHKVLSVAVGASHAMCLVLRSS
- the LOC110605454 gene encoding RCC1 domain-containing protein RUG3, mitochondrial isoform X3, which codes for MKVTRHIASSSAARNKVPILYKSSEINDQNKKDVVMLQIFSWGRGTSGQLGVGTEQTQLYPAPVVNLQVLPSSFVLSPTPGQLVNKDHYSINKQVLEVGISCGLFHSALLVDGNFWIWGKGDGGRLGFGHENPVFMPTLNPNLDNVRCIALGGVHSIALTSLGQVFTWGYGGFGALGHSVYHRELLPRLVKGNWNGKIQHIATSGAHTAAVTESGELYTWGRDEGDGRLGLGPGRGPNEGGGLSIPSKVNALPIPVAAVSCGGFFTTVLTEDGQIWNWGANSNYELGRGDKVGGWKPKLIPSLEDVRIIQIASGGYHSLALTDEGKVLSWGFGGHGQLGHSSKQNQKIPMVIDALADQRFVYIACGGSSSAAITDEGKLYMWGNAKDSQLGILGLPEVQLYPVEVKFLVEDDDLGAHKVLSVAVGASHAMCLVLRSS